One window from the genome of Amycolatopsis sp. NBC_01480 encodes:
- a CDS encoding alpha/beta hydrolase, producing MRCLLVLASAVLVALVGSASPGASATTGNAAGSLIPADLLSIPDGLPNGPLRDYGTPTKAPAKTCPFVGKIPVSLPVVTSPVGTSIPGLAGLDLAEPAVATHVYGELCMNEAALAGARQGHPPAILVLVHGITYGTYYWDFPYQPGTYSTVNDLVGHGYATLNLDRVGDGRSDHPLSPLVNAPAQAEIVHQLVQKLKGGQLGGVAFDHVGLVGHSYGTVINWIESALYNDTDINIGTGYSDRVNPVTAGTFIGMATPALASKLQQSQPWAVDPGYLQPLDTARGLPQLYYGANVDQGVVDTDRRLANTVTVGEAATFVPREYDGTHKNIKIPTFSIQGEYDIMTCGNNAEECSTQATKSDDPATIEQKSARYTDWQSTAMNSQSCFRGAVIPDAAHNVALHQNARQFQQQVEFFADQAMGVHGENTARYRSVCATQGPGIFDNLPELSRLVPPFPISPPPLSAVTDPILGLLPKN from the coding sequence ATGCGTTGTCTGCTTGTGCTGGCCAGTGCCGTACTCGTGGCGCTGGTCGGCTCGGCCTCGCCCGGTGCTTCGGCCACCACCGGAAATGCGGCCGGATCACTGATACCGGCCGATCTGCTGTCGATTCCGGATGGCTTGCCGAATGGGCCGTTGCGTGACTACGGCACCCCGACGAAAGCGCCGGCAAAGACCTGCCCGTTTGTCGGGAAAATCCCGGTCTCGCTCCCGGTGGTGACCTCGCCGGTGGGCACGTCGATTCCCGGCCTGGCCGGCCTCGACCTTGCCGAGCCGGCTGTCGCGACGCACGTGTACGGCGAACTGTGCATGAACGAGGCGGCGCTGGCTGGCGCCCGGCAGGGGCATCCGCCCGCAATTCTCGTGCTGGTGCACGGAATCACCTACGGCACCTACTACTGGGACTTCCCCTACCAGCCGGGGACCTATTCGACGGTCAACGACCTGGTCGGCCATGGCTACGCGACGCTGAACCTGGACCGGGTCGGCGACGGGCGGAGCGACCACCCGCTGAGCCCCCTCGTCAACGCCCCCGCGCAGGCCGAGATCGTGCACCAGCTGGTGCAGAAGCTGAAGGGCGGGCAGCTCGGCGGAGTCGCGTTCGATCACGTCGGGCTGGTGGGGCACTCCTACGGGACCGTGATCAACTGGATCGAATCGGCTTTGTACAACGACACCGACATCAACATCGGAACCGGTTACAGCGACCGCGTCAACCCGGTGACGGCCGGAACGTTCATCGGCATGGCGACCCCGGCGCTGGCCTCCAAGCTGCAGCAGTCGCAGCCGTGGGCGGTCGACCCCGGGTACCTGCAGCCGCTCGACACCGCGCGAGGACTCCCGCAGCTCTACTACGGTGCCAACGTGGATCAAGGCGTGGTGGACACGGACCGGCGGCTGGCCAATACGGTGACCGTCGGCGAGGCCGCGACCTTCGTGCCCCGGGAATACGACGGCACGCACAAGAACATCAAGATCCCGACGTTCTCGATTCAAGGCGAATACGACATCATGACCTGCGGAAACAACGCGGAGGAATGTTCGACCCAGGCCACAAAATCCGACGATCCGGCCACGATCGAGCAGAAGTCCGCTCGGTACACCGATTGGCAGTCCACCGCGATGAACTCGCAGTCCTGTTTCCGGGGAGCGGTCATCCCGGATGCCGCGCACAATGTGGCACTGCACCAGAACGCCCGGCAGTTCCAGCAGCAGGTCGAATTCTTCGCGGACCAGGCCATGGGTGTGCACGGTGAAAACACCGCTCGGTATCGGTCGGTCTGCGCCACCCAGGGCCCGGGTATCTTCGACAACCTGCCGGAATTGTCGCGGCTGGTCCCGCCCTTCCCGATCTCGCCGCCTCCGCTGAGCGCGGTCACGGATCCGATTCTGGGGCTGCTGCCCAAGAACTGA
- a CDS encoding acyl-CoA dehydratase activase: MTGYHLGVDLGSTTAKAVIVDDRGAMLGTSVVQMGAVSRQGMQRAVDRALAQAGIGEAELSGTVSTGYGRKLVPGVRRTFTEITCHARGTAAMCPGVKLIIDIGGQDSKAITVDESGLVNDFAMNDRCASGTGRFYEVLARALECDINDLGDLARQGTAELEVSSMCATFAETEIVSMLAQGLPTPDIAASVHRAIAGRTLALVAQVGRHAPVVMTGGVARNPAAVEFLASALRLEVRVPEHPQITGAYGAALLALESASRPAGPTPPEQDADTEIALFPDAHSAAGHSCAGCDGTAGGAVHLGASIAIRRT, from the coding sequence ATGACCGGCTACCACCTCGGCGTTGATCTGGGCTCGACCACCGCGAAGGCCGTGATCGTCGACGACCGCGGCGCGATGCTCGGCACGAGCGTCGTCCAGATGGGCGCGGTGAGCCGCCAGGGCATGCAGCGGGCCGTGGACCGGGCGCTGGCCCAGGCCGGGATCGGCGAAGCGGAGTTGTCGGGCACGGTGTCGACCGGGTACGGGCGCAAGCTCGTACCCGGCGTGCGCCGCACCTTCACCGAGATCACCTGTCACGCCCGGGGCACCGCGGCGATGTGCCCGGGCGTCAAGCTGATCATCGACATCGGCGGCCAGGACAGCAAAGCGATCACCGTCGACGAAAGCGGTCTGGTCAACGACTTCGCCATGAACGATCGCTGCGCGAGTGGCACCGGCCGCTTCTACGAGGTGCTCGCCCGCGCGCTCGAATGCGATATCAACGACCTCGGCGACCTGGCCCGGCAGGGCACCGCCGAGCTCGAGGTCAGCAGCATGTGCGCGACGTTCGCCGAGACCGAGATCGTCTCCATGCTGGCTCAAGGACTGCCCACCCCGGACATCGCGGCCTCGGTGCACCGCGCGATCGCCGGTCGGACGCTGGCGCTGGTGGCTCAGGTCGGACGGCACGCTCCCGTCGTCATGACCGGTGGCGTGGCCCGGAATCCCGCCGCAGTCGAGTTCCTCGCAAGCGCGCTCCGGCTGGAGGTCCGGGTGCCCGAGCACCCGCAGATCACCGGCGCGTACGGGGCGGCGTTGCTGGCCCTCGAGTCGGCGAGCCGGCCCGCCGGCCCGACGCCGCCGGAGCAGGACGCGGACACCGAAATCGCCTTGTTCCCGGATGCCCATTCCGCCGCCGGCCACTCCTGCGCCGGCTGCGACGGAACCGCGGGCGGGGCCGTGCACCTCGGAGCGTCGATCGCGATCCGCCGGACCTGA
- a CDS encoding 2-hydroxyacyl-CoA dehydratase subunit D, with product MLGSIEKPVEDKSNRLGMTRVGGQMISDYWDDLFTARERGKKIVWYNGGALNPMFQAAGLAWCHGEAFAARLAAQRLEGPAQLAGAEYGYNAELCSYSRTHLGCSVLTLQGTEGDQTGVVGVHDQEVLAAKLPAPDFFVNNYAGCSTGQQWDGISYRVFGKELPIFNISHPFLWGNKPDSGYLRGEEWETASRFVADQLRELIGFLENQTGRPFDYDALSESMTYIKRAGELRREGLDLCKAKPAPATFWDWIASVAPINFLPGNQALVDYFADVRDEIQGRIDNGVSAVKDEKYRLYFDGIMNWNKLGYLSRKFAEHGVAVLAGRYIQNAFWQEPHLIDTSDPILGMAQHYLLCPTNHGAKTLEYLTLRDCEEYGLDGLVFHSTRTCRAFTGPQRLLAKSAQDKLGIPSIFFEGDVADASFYKDGILESRLVAMLEAIDVRRERGSLPDGFSAFA from the coding sequence ATGCTCGGAAGTATCGAAAAGCCCGTCGAAGACAAGAGCAACCGGCTCGGGATGACGCGCGTCGGCGGCCAGATGATCTCCGATTACTGGGACGACCTCTTCACCGCGCGTGAGCGGGGCAAGAAAATCGTCTGGTACAACGGCGGCGCGCTCAACCCGATGTTCCAGGCGGCCGGACTGGCCTGGTGCCACGGCGAGGCGTTCGCGGCCCGCCTCGCGGCCCAGCGGCTCGAAGGACCGGCTCAGCTGGCCGGCGCGGAATACGGCTACAACGCCGAGCTGTGCTCGTATTCCCGCACGCACCTCGGCTGCTCCGTACTCACCTTGCAGGGCACCGAAGGCGACCAGACCGGGGTGGTCGGCGTGCACGACCAGGAGGTGCTCGCGGCGAAACTGCCCGCGCCGGACTTCTTCGTCAACAACTACGCGGGCTGCAGCACGGGCCAGCAATGGGACGGGATCTCCTACCGCGTCTTCGGCAAGGAACTCCCGATCTTCAACATCTCGCACCCCTTCCTCTGGGGCAACAAGCCGGACTCCGGCTACCTCCGGGGCGAGGAGTGGGAAACAGCATCCCGGTTCGTCGCGGATCAGCTTCGGGAACTCATCGGATTCCTGGAAAACCAGACCGGGCGTCCGTTCGATTACGACGCGCTGAGCGAAAGCATGACCTACATCAAGCGCGCCGGCGAGCTGCGCCGGGAAGGCCTCGACCTGTGCAAGGCGAAGCCGGCCCCGGCGACGTTCTGGGACTGGATCGCCAGCGTCGCGCCGATCAACTTCCTGCCCGGGAACCAGGCACTCGTCGACTATTTCGCCGACGTGCGCGACGAGATCCAGGGCCGGATCGACAACGGCGTCTCGGCGGTCAAGGACGAGAAGTACCGCCTCTACTTCGACGGCATCATGAACTGGAACAAGCTCGGCTACCTGTCCCGCAAATTCGCCGAGCACGGCGTCGCGGTGCTGGCCGGCCGCTACATCCAGAACGCCTTCTGGCAGGAGCCGCACCTGATCGACACCAGCGACCCGATCCTGGGCATGGCCCAGCACTACCTCCTGTGCCCCACCAACCACGGCGCGAAAACGCTGGAGTACCTGACCCTGCGCGACTGCGAGGAGTACGGCCTCGACGGTCTCGTGTTCCACTCCACGCGCACGTGCCGGGCCTTCACCGGACCGCAGCGGCTCCTGGCCAAGTCGGCGCAGGACAAGCTCGGCATCCCGTCCATCTTCTTCGAGGGCGACGTCGCGGACGCTTCGTTCTACAAGGACGGCATCCTGGAGAGCCGCCTCGTGGCGATGCTGGAAGCGATCGACGTGCGCCGCGAGCGCGGATCGCTGCCCGACGGGTTCAGCGCGTTCGCATGA